gatatgaagtgatttgtaatttatgccaactacaatgactacttatttatttattctaaaaaactttttttttttttttttgtatttattcgcccattgggtttttttctttttcttttttaaaaaattgtttttttttaaaaaaatatatatatttaattatttaattttttgaaagaataggggtattataggaatataaaaaaataagtggcatttatgatacattttggtagtttaatgggTTACTTTAGTACCTTTCGAACATTGTGGGGCTCTATCGCAAATGGCTGTTAGTTTGggaggattttttttatatttttcccttttttatattattataatactcttattcttttacaaactgaaattaaaaaattaataaaataaaaagctaaaCTAAACtagtttttaaacaaaaaatttaaaaaaaaaattgaaataaaaaaaaaattaatcaaaacactTGGTACATATTCTAGAGAATTTCTCTTGTGATATTGCTAGGCATATAGCATTCGTGGCTTTGTTATTCCCGGaacgagtttgtttttcaataaTAGACCATTCAACTATAGGCTTATCTAGTGCTTTCCATCTAGATTCAACGATAGATCGAATGCCTAtagattttagaaaaaaatctCATACATGATTTCCAAACCAACTCATACAGGAGGCACGTGAAGCACTGGCTTTGTTTCAAGAAGCAAATTTAAGTGAGGACAATGGACACCCAGACGGTGAAGACTCTGAAGTGCGGCAGCATGTGGAAATCTGGAAGGCACCTCCAATAGGTCTAGTCAAGATGAACTGGGATGCTGCAGTGGActcaaaacaaggaaaaattgGACTGGGTTGTATAGCCCGGACATCAAATGGTGCTTTTCTAGCAGCTCAGAGTATGACAAAAATGTTTAGAACTGAACCGGCAGTGGCCGAAGCTTTGGCAACTTCATATGCGGTTATTTTTAGCAGGGAATTGGGTCTACAGCGAATCATTTTCAAAGGGGACGCCCAGACCATTGTCAAGGAAGTTAACAAAGAAGGTCCCTGTTTGAGCAAATATGGGCTCCTTGTGGAGGGAATCCAAGGTGAAATGAGGACCTTTGAGACTGCTCAGTTTAATTTTGTCAGGAGGGAAGCTAATAAGGCTGCTCATCGGTTAGCTAAACTAGCTACCACCCATGTCACAGATGCTACTTGGTTGGATTCTGTTCCGCCGGAGGTCTGTTGTATTGTAAGAGGAGAAGCAAATATCTCTTCGTTGTGATTTCTGTTTTCTGAGTATTGAATAAGAGTTTCtcatcttttcaaaaaaaaaaaaaaaggatttccaatagccataattatATCCATCAGTAGGAACAAAATTAAGAGTTTGAGACATCTTATGAGGAGTCTAAGATTATACTCAAGAAATTAATCTTTCACAGAGTGAACTCGCTTTAAtaccaattaaaaatataaactagacTCCAAAATGCACTTAGAGGGGAGTGAATAAATGTTTATCAAAAAATATgtggaattaaaaaataaaaaataaagcatgcAAACATTCACCAAATATAATAGAAAGCAGTAAATCAATCAGACATAGAAATTTGGTAACGAAGAGTAAACCTTTTAGAAAtctctttaaaagtaaaacattttcagggtagcaaaatcaagaaaatcacGAAAAGAAAATCCAGATTACAGACACAAGGACACTTACAATCCTTTGCAACTCCTAAGCTCTGTAAGATCAACATGCTTTTTGCTTGTCTTCCTAGTTCGACAATCTACTTGAAGTGATTCTACTTTATCGGATCCTCCGATAGACTTCTAATCGTTGATGAACAAATTGGCTTCTTAAACACAACAATTCTTTAAGAGAAAATATCTTTGAAGCTCTGAATGCTGATAATCTTCTTTTAGCACAATATGGAATTTTGTCTCTCAATTGCTTGGAAAAATCGTGCTCTATAGAGTCCTTTATATAAGCAACTGAGAATTAGGTTTCCTTGCTCAAGTAAAAAACCTTATTATGAAAAATCCGTAATAGCATTCTGACGGTAGACTGTCTCGTTCGAACGGAACTAGGGTTTCATAGAAATCCAAGCtgaagttggaaaaccctaatgcGGAAATAGATAGCTTTCGTACGGACGGACTTGATACCCGTTCGTGGCTAGGTTAAACTTCTTCCCTGACATTTCTCGTTCGAACCCACAGCGAATAGCCTTGCAAATGAAGGTCTCTGGATTTACTAAGTGCAACTCTCGTTTGGACGGCCCAACAAACGCCCAACGAATGAAGCTCTCAAGATTTACTATGGAACATATCATGTTTGGATGGTCCAGTGAACGGAGTTTCAACTGAGAAGAAATTACACTTTTGGACACCGAATTAGCCAACCTAAAAACTAAGAAGTCAAAACTCAACTCCATGTGATCTATTTGAGCGCTCACCCCTTCCTGATAGGGTTTGCGCACTCTTGAAAGAACCTTTGGTGCAACAACGGTGTCTCGATGTATACAAACTAGTGGCCATCATCACATAGCCCAATCAGGTTTGACCCCGGGTGGTCCATGCTGCTAACAATGTTGTATGGTTGTGACCACCATACGTACATGGTTGTACTGATCACTCAGATGACCTCTTGGATCTAatgacaaaacataaactaaaacaaaactatAGAGCCTTGCCCCTATAATATTAACCCATAACACAAGGTCATGCCATACGATGTAATTTATCTAAACTTTCTTTTACATCCATGCATGATAAACTACTTACTCGAATTCTTCATATCTTATAAATCAATTATCTCAAATGCACAAAAGGAAGAGTTCACATGTTCATAAAATATAGTTCATGCATATTTTCCTTCACATCAACATAGTATGCTCAAAAGAATGCCAAACAGATAACAATATTCATGTGAGATTCACTCGAGTCATAGGACAAGTCCTCAAAACCAATCTCGAACTCTCTAAAATGGTTCTCTGCAAAAACCCTAGTGTTAGACAACTCTTCTAGACCAAAAACACTGGCCTAGTTAGGACCTAAAAACTGACAAAATAGGGTGTTGGAACAATATGGGATTGACCTTGGAAGTGCTAGAATCGATCCTACTGAGGGAGGACCTCATCAAACGTCTTTGCAAATGAGGCTCTCAATGGCTCTAAATTAAATGTCTCGTTCGACGAGACTCTCAGGGGCTTCATATGAATTGGCACGTTCAGATCTATGCGAACATATTTCCAAACAACCTTCTTGGTGGCTCAATGATTTTTAGTACTTGATAGACTCATCTAGACAGGTGCAAACATATTCCGAAACAAGTGTCTCAGTGGCTTCTTATAACATTACTTGTTCGAACGACAACAAACGAGTTTTTGAATGAGGTCTTGTGTACTTAACAACTTTAATGAATTTTGACAATTAATCCTAAGTACAAAACTATCCAACCAAGTATTACATTCATACACTTATTTTGAATACTTAATCGGCCAATTAAAAATCTAACATAGATAAATAATCAAGGGTGCCACTCAAACAAACCCACTACGTGAAAATAATCAGACAACACCACCCGAGATCACCTCTAGGGAGTCTTACATAACAAGGGTTACCAAGTTCAAAAAGGTATGGCCTCTAAATTAAAGCCCTAAACTCTCTCAACTCATTAACTTTTACTCTCAAAATCCTTTACTAACTAAACATTAGAGGCCAGCGTCTTTCCAGTGAActtcttcttgttttgcaaGAGTCCATCACAAGACAAACAAACAAGTTACTTCTTCGATCCGGTTGTGCAAAAATCTGCTTCATCACAAGACAAACAAGTTACTTTTTCCTCAACAACCAAGGAAAAAACTTGGACCAAAGTTTCTTGTATAATCCATAAAGCAGTTAAATAACAATCAATCTATTGTTGAAAGTTAAGATCATGCGCGCCACATTTGtcaaaaaataacatttttttactttttttgtttaagaaaaaaatgttcatTGGACGATGTCGTTGTACTTGTTTATGTCGATCGTGCATGTCAATGTCGAAAGTGAAGGTTTGGGTGAAGTATCAAATATCGAATACCTAAGGTTGTCAAATGCTTACAACAGTCATGCATGACGACGTTTGGTGACACTGTTGATCCCCTCTTTCATTGACAAAAAGGTTAATTTGgtcaaaacaaacaacaaagttTGGTAAGATTTAATTTGTTCAAATCAATGGTTAATTAAATTCAAACTAGTCTACTTTTGCATGCTATTCATTGAACGAGTACTTAATCATCAAGTGCATGGGTTTACAGGTTCtacttgtaattaattaattaattaattatttcatgTACTTTTGTTGACCAACCAATTAGAGACTCTGATGATCATTCTCTCTTTTGATTATGGTGTGTAGGAGATCGAGCATCAAGAAAAATGTATCACTTCTTCACTCTACAATCAATACCTATTGGACTTTAATTTTATCATGTTAGGATTTCTACTATAAAAAGTCAACTTTAACATGCTCTTCATTAGAACCACAACTTTCACACACCCCCCACCCTATTGGCTTGCAGATTTGTGATCATTGATCTAGGCCACATTGGAAAATAACCCAAAATTAATTTCTGGATCCGATTCATCTGGCGTCGAAAATATCTGGCACTGAAAATTCTCTGGGGCCACCTCATCTTCTTCCCCCATTGCATCTAATCCCAGTTCATTTTCCAAGTAGCACAGCCACTTTTTGTTCTCAACTTCTACAGAGTTTGAGATTTTGCACCCATTCACCACCTGATGATCGTGACCAAATTGGGCTTCACTAGACAGCATAGAGTCTAAGTTATCCAACATGTTCCAAAACTCAACATCAGCCTCCAGTGGGATTTCTAGCCCTTCAGGTTTGTTCACCTCCTGTAACATGTTATTCACATCATAGGGTCCTCCATAATGGATCAGTGAATCCATTTGATCTTCTGGTCTTGAAACCTCAGCTGCAGATCTAGAGTTTGAGACATTTGAATCATAGGAATTAGAAACAGAACAacttgtttgttgttgttgtcgttGTTGTTGTCTTGGGTCTTTTGCTGTGGTAAATAATTCGTTTCCTACTTCTTTTTGTGAATCTTGATGATCAACTTTCTCATCAACTCctatattattttgtttcccACATGACGTAAATGAATTCGTAGAGGAAGATGAGGATGAGGAGATCATGTGGGAGGATAGCTCATGATCTCCATTTGAATTTGCATCCTTGAGAGaccattttttcttcaaatgagtGTTCCACACATTCTTAATTTCATTGTCCGTTCTTCCAGGAAAATGAGAAGCAATTTTGGACCAcctaacatgtcaaaaaataataattaatatacatataacTTTTTAcaccaatattatatatatattttttttaaaaagacagGTAGGAGCGACCAACTGTAATTACTCTATTAGAGCGTGACCATGGTATCCATGTCCACTATACATTGCTCAGGAGGGGCCTGGACGGTGAAAATTGAGCCATAGTCTGATCTAGCCAGACCAGAACATCAGTGATTCTCAATgcggctaatactaattaggctTATGTGAGTGATTCTCCATTACATGCATAAAGTCGAATCCATGCCCTAGTACGTGCCTAATCtcatgaaaattttcttgagacaacaaaaaaaaaaaaactttttgcaCCAAATTATTAATGCAGAAAATGTATTACATAGCCTACGTATAGGATCTTACTTGTTCCCCAAAGCTTCGTGTAATTTGATTATGGATTCCTCTTCCTCTTTGGTAAAGTGGCCTCTTTTCAAGTCAGGACGGAGGTAGTTAATCCATCTCAAACGGCAACTTTTTCCGCATCGGAGCAGTCCTAAAGTAATGTGTGAACATAAACTTAATTAACATTTAGAGcccaaagaaaaaaggaaatatataaATTGACATGATCCGTTTTGTTGCTGCCAAACCTAAAAACAACCTTGATTTAGGTACAAGATTGTGTGCAATATGAATAAGATGGTCGGGTAGCAGTTGTTGTCAATTCTGGCCTTTTGTAGGTGGGATTTCCTAACTTGAAATTAATAGGGAAATTGCAATCTTAATTTagagtttttcttttgtgcttTAATTTAGagccaattatatatatatatatatattaaccataTTTCACTAAAATTACCAAACACTCCTGTATATGGAGGGGAAACTATATAGATGGCAAACATATGAAATTAATAGGAAGTGCTTCTGCTAatcttataatataaataaaatatatcatgattttaaaatcttaatcaattaattaaataagtaaaaaattgattaagaTTTTGATTAAAACTGCAAATTAAAAAATGGGTATTATTAATCTTGAACGATTCATTTAAATAAGAGAGGTTTTAATTATGTATGTTCCAAGATTCAAGGAATCGTTCCGATCGATAAACTCCATTAAGTCTTTTGCGCTACAAGTTACACATTTCAAAATTTACTTCTCAAATGATGATGTGTTACAATCCTCATAAATTAAGGtatgtattaattaataacgtgacaaataagaaaaagagatatTCTTTTCAATGtatgtattaatttaattaatgcataaaaattttctaatttggtgtgaattttctatatatatatgtgtggtggagaaaaaacaagaaatggaaATATCAGAATCTGAAAGCAATTTAAAGTTAATTAGAATGATTAATTACGTGCTTCTTCAAAAAGTCTTTTGTACCGGTCGAAAAAGACCCAGAAAGTAGTACTGGTAAAGACGTTTCAAAATTGTCTTGCTAGCTACTAGCTAGTAGCGCATCAATGTCATAGTCAACGCACTTAATCCTAATGTGATCACCACTTTTCATTTCATGCGATTTCAACCCTACTAAATTTCCATCTTTAGATTGCCAAATTACTATTCCATTAATAAAacatcattaaaaattaaaaaaaataataataataatatccatATCCTTAGTTTTCATGTTTAGATTGCGATAATAAAAGCCacaatgaaaaaacaaaaaatatgagtTTAATTTTCAGCATTATTAATTGGAGAATGATGAACTTTACCAAGAAAAATGAATGCATGtaacaattaactaattaattaattaattttttttttaacccagaAAAGTGGAGAAAATGCAAGAATATTATTGCCAGTTTCTGATCATGAGCATGCATgcttggagagagagagagagagttatacCAGCTTGCTTAGGAAGAGCCCTCCAGTTATCATGGCCATGTCTCTGAATGAAGGTGATGAGCCTCATGTCCTCAGAAGGACTCCAAGGGCCCCTCTTCACTTGGCTCTTATCACAGCAAGGTGCTCTTCCTTTCCCCATGAATCAATGAATATATATTTCTCCTCTTCAATTCAACTGCTGCATCACCTTTCTGTGTTTGTATttatacagagagagagagagagagtgagagagagagagagggagagagagaggggggggggagagagagaacatgCCATGGAATGGGAGGGCTGATGTTGCAATAAATAGAAGGAGATCCAGCAAGATTATTGAAAATCTATAACtccatgaaataaatatttatttatttattgatttgtCCTGTCATGATACAGTCTCCCCAACTTCAGCAAGCTTAAGCTCACCTGTActtatccatttttttaattttaatttattattttctgttccACTGTACACACTCCTATAATACTCCACATGAGACTCAAAACTTACCCATCCAATTACCTTAAATGACATCACatttagagaattttgttaattaacttCTATTTTGCCATCTAACACTCGTCATTCAAATCTCATTATTTCTTTGTCACTTCTGCTAACTTCAATAGTTGTATAGGATCTCTTACCAAGTCCAACATgtgttcttaattaattttaatcattaACGGGTAATCATTattgtggtttttaaaattattattgaatttgtaattcTAAAAGGAGAAATACTATACATCATCTCCCGAttcttctctcattttcataattttcaaaattacgaTTGGATCTGACATGTGTGGGATTTATAGAGGTCCTACACACAGATccaataattattttgaaaattgaaagaatgAGAGAAGAACCGGACGAGGAAATCAATCATTTCCCTTCTAAAATTCACATAaacttttagagaaaaaaaataaaaaataaaaaataaaaagaaagtccCTACCATTACTTTCttattatatatgcatgattATTTATATAATCTCTTGACTAATGTGGGATAAGCTCATAAATTAAGGCAACTAAATCATTTGTCTCCATAATAAAAGAAGTAGAATAagtaaggggaaaaaaaaaattacaagattaTCATACTTTAATGctagtgtatatatattctCCAACATGTTCTTTAGTCTTAAtcattttgtttgtgtttttgttgccATTGcaagttgtatttttttttttttttttttttgacatgtccgcacaagagggggaaggagaattcgaactagtgaccttcacttcattgCAAGTTGTATTTGAATGCTCATAAAGATTCTACAACTTTTACTTGTTACGTCAATTAATATCTTTGAGTACAATTAAAAAGGTTGtacatctttttccttttttttatttttttatttttttttaagttattttgcTCTAAAAACCCAATCGGAGAAAAACCGATTAGTCGtcttaagaggaaaaaattcTTAAGACAAAATTGTTTGTAAAAAActaaatgacaattttacccttttttggAAGAACCAATCTGCTCCTCTCGATTTCTTTTGAAATCGATAAGATGCTATTTCAAACCAGTCAAGATGTAGAAGTAGAAAGCATTCATATTGGACCCTAAGTGCCTAGATACAATTTTCTACACTAGATCAGCACCATTCTAATAAAGTACAAACTACCAAAACCGACCGTGTGGAAAAGTATAAAGCTAGCGCATTGAATAACAAAGAAAGCcaatttcattcttttttattttttctttttctttttcgaacAACTTGTGGCAATGATATACTTCAACCTAATCCGATGACATGACATGTTGGAATGAAATAACAAGTGAAAATCTATGATTGAAACCTCCCACCTTAATGCCACTTGCATGGACCGTATgagattattaaaaatatatataattaatatttctaaaatatataatctatTAGAAAATGAACCACTGAGATTGcctcctctctcttctttccatttttattttttctgataGAAAAAGAACCCAAATCCATCTAAAGCAATTATCACCCCGCTATTACTTTGTACTACTTTCTGCTAGTTTGGATCGAACTCTCATGTCAAGATTTTGGTTTGAAGAGAGcttttctaattaattagaaaCAGTTTAATACGTGCTCTTAATTGCATTTCATATTTTCTCTTTCCAAATTTCTTTACCAAAATCTTTTAGTCAGTTTGATTGACTAATGATCACCTAACTTAACAATATTGGGAAATACATTTCCATATATATAGACCACGTCgtgtttttaacaaaatttagtgttataatataaattaaataatcaaCTTCATCTCTTTTTATccgcttaaatttttggaataagtgatgatataacatggtattagagtcaaaggtcttgagtttgaactttgaCTCCGTCATTTATAACCCCCATTTCAATTAAGTATTCCATGCTTGATGAGTGCAAAATCACTTTGATTCTTATTGATGTGATCGTGGGGTTGGATCAGGATATGATTTAGTCGGACTTGAAGGATGGCCTGCGGTGCCCACCATCTAGGCCCTTCTTATGCGGCTTTCAATGGttaggtgctactatggttaCCTTTAGGTAAAATAATCACAATTGGTCTCTCCCTGCCACCTGgcttttaaattagaaaaataaaaattaattatatatgagaGTAGTGTAGCTAGCATCCTCAATTAACAGGGAAGTTAAGTTGAATACAGTGCAAATTCAGTAGTTGATTGGTATTATAGgtggaaggaaggaaggaaggctagaaaaaaaaaaacatactccCTACGCAACAAGGACAGATATGAAGATCATCGATATCCATGGCCATCTTGTTTTCCTTTtaccaaattttattatattatagcAAGTGGAATGTTGTGAGATCCATGCAAGGATGATGGATCGATCGACGGTGCGCAAGTCATCACGTCATGTCAAACAAACAAGTCTTATGATTTAGGTCACCCGCCCGAATTAGTGCCGTGGAattatataatacaaaattaatattattattaattattaaactagctagctagatcaTAGATCTCAAAttgtttagttaattaattaatataatatgcCCAAGCCCTGTCCCATGCAATTCTATAAACAATTAAGTCCAACCAGAtttgaaaaagacaaaagaaaaaacattaattCCCCCCCCTCTCTAAGTCTTTTGTTAGGGAAACTAACATTACAAGGCTTTTACGATGTGGTACCTAATCTTGACATCTTTCTTTTGGGTTAGTAGGGTTTCACTAACCATTGAAGACTTTTTAAGACCACCAACCTAAACAAGTCCAACTACACAAAGtcaaaagaaatatattgtaaaatatttttatatatatacatatgcatgACGAATAGCTTATGTGTGTTTGGCGTGTGGAGCCACATGGCATGACATTAACTTACGAAGTTAGAATGATGAACAATGGTTTGACAATTTGCTTTTTCATTGTGAACGCACCACACTACACGGCTGCTTGGATGAGTTTAACAAACTCCTACCAACCTTTCTATTATCATCGTGTGCCATATTTTTATAATTCtctcgattttttattttttatttttggatttttcaacaCTCTTTTGTAACCGCAAATAGCTCAAAAGAATTATTGTAAGGGGTGAATGGGGGTAGTTCAGTATTTTTAAGGAAATCTTTAAAGTGATTGGACATATATTAGAGTAAGAGTTTGACTTCTGAAATGGGAATCCTCAATCATATTAGGGTCCATTTGTATTtgtgattttcaaaaaaattgtgatttcaaaatattgattttacaatatgcgatttgaaaatgcgatttttaaaaaacatagtTAAACGTTTGGCAAAATCGaggtttgacatttaaaatcacagttgatattttaaaattgcaattttgtaaaaaagcaatctcaaacagtttaaaatcacattttttgtctatgaaatcatAATTCCAAACGCACCATTAGTATTTGCGATTTTTGAGATCCACTAATACCCGAATGAAGTTGGATCAATCTATGCCTCAATCGAACTTGAAGATATGCTTGTGGTTTCCACCGTCTAGCCCCTCATCCCTTCATGTGCAGCTCCTACCTTGTAGGCCCCTCCTCCCCTCCTATGTAGCTCTTAGCTTGTAGGTGCTATTCTGGTAACAACCAAATAGAATAATTACAACCTCCActtggctttttttatttttatttttttctaattgaaaaaaaaaaatagctcaAAAGAATTCAAATTCGACAATTataaagttaaaatattaattaagctTGTGTTTGTTTCGATTTAAAATGACATCATGAGGAAAATGTCATTAAGATTTAGCAATATTTCCTTCGGTTGATAAAAATGCTAGGTGACCACTGACCATGCATGtttcttttttacatttttaaataattgatttttttttttttttgtgtgtgtggtaGATATATAAACAGAAAAGTCATTCTCAATGGCCATGATATAAATAACCATTGACTTTACATAGACTTATAAATCTTTTGCGCAGTTTGGACGATCAATCACCTAACTGGGAAGATCACATAACTATTGAAAAGATCATGCAACTACTACGAATTAATTCAGGAGAAGCCCGGCCAAAACCATCCAAGGATAAAATTGGCAACATCAAAGATTATACGCATCacattatttttgcttttttttttaacaaagaaaaaaaggtaaaggGCAATCAATGAGAGGCTGAAACTCTTGCATGGATTTTAGCCAAACAGCATCTTCTCTTGGAGGGGTCTGACCGCGATTCATGATTCATCACATCGGAAAGAACTCTGATTTTGATATGGACTCTTTAAACTATTGAATATTGTGGCTGTggagattttattattattattttttttttttttcagggctatttaaaaaggagaaatgatatttttcttaatcataTTTCAACCATAAATgagtaaatttattattgaatttgtgtttgACTCACATGAATTTACAAATTTAAGTGTGTTCTACACAATAAACATGCAATATTAACAACTAAAATggacaaaatataaaacatgTACATCACAATTATAaacacaaagatttgtttatgaaGTGAAATATCAAAAGAACCCATCAATGGAAAAAATCAAGGGTAGTCAAACTCGAAAGATCACTATGTTGAAGGATCCATATTACAAACATAAGTAAAACTTACAACCCGATGTAAATCCCTAGACTCTATAAAACAACAAGTAGACAAGCATTCCTCCAAGCTCTACAATTTTCACTTAGCACATTTCATCATTGACTCCACCGATAAGCTTTTCAATGATACCACAAGATACATCCATAGTACGAAACCAAATGAAGCAAGATACAACAAAGTACGAAAACCTC
This genomic interval from Corylus avellana chromosome ca3, CavTom2PMs-1.0 contains the following:
- the LOC132174026 gene encoding uncharacterized protein LOC132174026, whose amino-acid sequence is MAEAREALALFQEANLSEDNGHPDGEDSEVRQHVEIWKAPPIGLVKMNWDAAVDSKQGKIGLGCIARTSNGAFLAAQSMTKMFRTEPAVAEALATSYAVIFSRELGLQRIIFKGDAQTIVKEVNKEGPCLSKYGLLVEGIQGEMRTFETAQFNFVRREANKAAHRLAKLATTHVTDATWLDSVPPEVCCIVRGEANISSL
- the LOC132175833 gene encoding transcription factor MYB58-like produces the protein MGKGRAPCCDKSQVKRGPWSPSEDMRLITFIQRHGHDNWRALPKQAGLLRCGKSCRLRWINYLRPDLKRGHFTKEEEESIIKLHEALGNKWSKIASHFPGRTDNEIKNVWNTHLKKKWSLKDANSNGDHELSSHMISSSSSSSTNSFTSCGKQNNIGVDEKVDHQDSQKEVGNELFTTAKDPRQQQRQQQQTSCSVSNSYDSNVSNSRSAAEVSRPEDQMDSLIHYGGPYDVNNMLQEVNKPEGLEIPLEADVEFWNMLDNLDSMLSSEAQFGHDHQVVNGCKISNSVEVENKKWLCYLENELGLDAMGEEDEVAPENFQCQIFSTPDESDPEINFGLFSNVA